The DNA region CGTCCACCAGCTATATCATGGTGTTCGACAACGGGCAATATGTCCCGGAAGTCCTGATCGATTATAATCTCCTGCATTATATCATCGCCGCGGGCATTGTGGGAATAGTGCTCTATTCGTTGTACCTGATACTCGCGAAGATAAAACGGGTACGCCTGATGTACCAGAAGCAGCAAATCCGTTATTTCCTGACCGCGTCGGTAACATTCGGTTTTATCTGGTTCCTGACCCTGCTGTTCCGGAACGAACTTCCGCCGACGGTAAAATATATCATGATCGCGGCGGGCAGCGTGGTATTCGCGTCGGTAACATTCTATACGATAGTGGTATACCGTTTCGGCAGCCTGCGGAAAACGGTATCGCGTCTGGCCTCCGAATTCGCGGTATCGCTGATCCTGATCGTCCCCGTGGCGGCGGTGCTGTTCATGGTGCGGAGCTGGATCAACGACCTATCGCCCGCGCTTTTCTTCCTGCTGATAACACCCTCGATCGCGGTCATCTTCCGGATCGTCGAGCTCGCGTACCTGCTGATTCGGCAGATACTCGGGGGCGATACCGGCGGGACTGATGTCACCGAGCGGATTATCAACCGGTTATGGAACGCGCGGAATTATGAGGAGCTCGCGTTCAGGACGGTGACCCTGCTCGAGGAACTGATCGAGTGCGGTAACGCCGATTTCCTGATCTACGACGCGAAGGAGAAGGCGTTCAGGGTGCAATTCTCCTCGATGAACAATGATTACACGGTGCCGGGGGACGACCCGTTATTCCAGCAGTTCGAGAAGGACGCGGAGTTTTATCACCGCGATATGGTGAATATCGACCCGCGTTACCACGCCATCAAGGACAACGCGGAAAAGTATTTCGCCGGCCACCGTTTCCAGATACTGATTCCCATTTTCTTCGAGAGCGAAATCCCCGCGCTGATCCATATTTCGCAGAAGCTGGACGAGAACTCATACACCAATCCCGAACTCGGGATGATCCGTAAGATCGGAAAGATTGTTACGATTGCGATGAATAATATGATACTCTTCCAGAAGGAGGAGAACGCCAAATCGACGCTCCGCGACCTCAATCTCGCGATGCAGATACAGGAGTCCGTATTCCAGCACGATATTCCCAAGTTCGCCAAGATGGACGTGTATATGTTCCAGCAGCCCGCGAAGTGGGTGAGCGGCGATTATTATATGGTCGAGAAAACTCCCGACGAGGGCGCGGGTATGATTATCGCGGACGTATCCGGCAAGGGGATTCCCGCGGCGCTGGTCGCGATGCTGATTCATACGGTCGTGAAGACGCAGGAGTTTACCAGAACGTCGGTGGGCTCCATCGTTAAAAAGATCAACGAAGTGATGACGCAGAATCAGAGCATGTCGGGGTTTACCCGCATCTCGTCGTTCGCGACATTGTTCTGCGGGTATATCGACTGCGGGAGCAACACCCTCTATTATAATAACGCCGGGCATATGCCGATGCTGATTTTCGACCGCGCGAAATCCCGTTTCGAATACCTCCCGCCCAATTCCAAACCGGTGGGGTTATTCCCGGAATTCGAGTACCCGACCGCGGTAAAGAAACTCGCCCGCAACCGGATACTGACGCTCTTCTCGGACGGGATCACCGAGGCGATCAACCTGAAGGACGAGGAGTTCGGGCAGGAGCGCCTTGAGGCGGTGATTAGCGAGAACGAGGGGAAGGCCGCGCGGGAGATCGCGACAAGGATTATCGACGAAGTGACCCGTTTTACCCAGGGACGGGAGCAGTTCGACGATATCACTTTAATCGTTATTAAGTTGTAAAACGCCGATTCCGATGGTAATATGTTATAGGGACTGAAAAAGTCTGATAATAATATATTATAGAAAGGGCGGGAAATGCGTACCATAACGGGATTCGTTTTTTCAGTGATACTCCTCGCGGGGTTGTCGGCGTGCCAGAATAAACCTGTGATGAGCGAGTCGTTAGCGGAGATAATCAAACCCCCGTCGATATCCTGCGGTATCAGCGGGACGACGAATAATGTAGAGACCGTTGTCGCGCTGTCGGTGCGTGTGATGGATACGAATTTTACCGGATTTACGGTAGAATTAACCAATCTTAATTATCAACCCTCCCCCGAACTGTCGGACAATTTTACCGTCAGCGGCAGCCGTTTTATCCTGAAAAATAAAGAGATGATCAATACCAACTCCGTTTTCTATTTTTATTTTACGAGCGTCTATTCGCAGAAGTCCGGTATCGGAGTGCATCTTACCGGTTTGGACGGCGTCGAGACTGCGGTAACGAATTATACCCTGTACTGGATGACCAAAGATTGGAGTTCCGGCAAGGCGTTCGGGTATGTGGCCGACGGGGCCGAGTTACAGGTGGGGGATAATCTCCCGGTCGAGTCCCTGGGCGCGGCCAACACTATCCCGATGATGGCTTATTTACAGACCGGATACCCGTCCGCCGCGTATATGGACGCCGTACTGATCGCGGAAAATACCACGAACAGTAACCGGACCGCGATCGCGGAGTTTAAGAACCTGAAGGTATTCGGCAACCGCGCGCAGTTCGGGTGGAATATCACCAACGGCGGGCTCGCAATCGGCGAGTATTACCTCTATATGAAGTACGATGTTCTCGACGGGGCTTATTCGCCTATCGGGGAGTACGGGATTTACTGGAACGGCAAACAATCCGTCCTCGCGGTTACCGATGTTTATGTGCCGTATGTGCCCGAGCCGGAGCCGGAGGTAGTGACGCAGGCTATACCGGCGGTGGAATCCCTGATGATGCTCGGAGATAACGGGGAAGTGGTTACCGTGCGGGAGAACGAATTCCCGACGCTGACGGCGCTTTTGAAATCCTCGCTTCCCGGCGCGGCGTCGGCCGACGCGGCGGTGATGATCGAAAGCCTCGCCGACGGAAAACAGACCCGGCTCACGCAGTTCGAGGGATTGCCCATGATCGATGACCGGACGGTGTTCTACTGGAAATTTATCCCGAAAGATATCGCGATCGGCGGGTATTATTTCCTGATCGACTATATTATTTATGACGTCAGCGGTAATTCCCTGACGAACTTTACCGGCTACTGGAATGATAAGCTCAGCCACTGCAAGGTGCTGTGGGTTACTCCCGAGCAGGAACCCGAACCCGAGACCAACCCCGCGCCCGTTGCGGCTGTTAAACCCGCGATTACCGGGCTGAAAATTATCCTGAAAGTGGAGAACAACGAATGGATAGTCGACCTCGGGAGCATCAAGAGCGCGAAGGTGAATACGGTTCTCGAGACCGGGACGAACGCCGCATACGCGAATCTTTCCCTCGCGGCGGTGAATAAAAGCTCCGGCGGGGAGATTCTTGTTTCGTCCATCAAGGGCCTCGAATTCTTCGACGGGAGAATCCAGTACGGCTGGAACCTTCAATCGCCGCAGATCAAGCAGAAGGGCGAATTCTATATCCTCGTGCGCTACGAACTCCTTGACGCGGATATGAATCCTATCCAGACTATCGAGAAGTACTGGAACGAGAAATCGAGCATTATTTTAAACTAAGCCGCTCCAATTTTGCCGAAATCCTATAAATATAGTAATATTACCCATGAGTGAATTAATCAGCCGGATCGTGTCCATCTACGGGGAAATTCTCCCGCTAATCGAGCTCCGCGAAGGGGAGTTTGCGTTGCCGCGCGCGCCGGAGGAATTGTTCGCGGAACTGGCGTTCTGCCTATGCACCCCGCAGTCGAACGCGCATAGCTGTTCCGCGGCGGTCGAACGGTTGCGGGATACGGGATTGTTGACCAGCGGCGGCGCGCGGGAGATCGCGGAATCCATCCGGGGCGGGGTACGTTTCCATCACACGAAGGGCGAGCGTATCCGCGCGGCGCGGGATTTTATGCTGGGGGGCGGCGCGGAGGAATTTGCCCGCGTAATTGCCGTCGACGGGGATTTCGCCGCGCGGGAGTGGATCTATTCGCGCATTAACGGGATAGGCTTCAAGGAGGCGTCGCACTTCCTGCGGAATACCGGGCATGGGGCGCGTCTCGCGATACTCGACCGGCATATCCTGCGGTTCCTCACGGAGGCTGGGGTGATCGATTCGATACCGTCGTCCATCTCCGTGAAACGTTATCTAGAAATCGAGCAAAAAATGACTTATTTCGCGGATTCTGTTAAAATACCGTTAGGGCATCTGGATTTTGTCCTGTGGTATCGCCTGAAGGGCGAGGTATTCAAATAAACGGAGGCGAGCATGGATTTGAGCGCATTATTTAAGATCAGCTACGGCGTATATATTGTGAGCTCGAGGAAAGGGGACGAATTTAACGGGCAGATATCGAACACGGTATTCCAGATCAACTCGGAGCCGCCGACGATTGAAATCGTTATCAACAAGCTCAACCTGTCGCACGATTACCTGATGAACTCGGAGTACTTCGGGGTGGCGGTGCTGAACACTGAGGCGCCGATGACCTATATCGGGCGTTTCGGCTTCAAGTCGGGGCGCGACATCGACAAGTTCGAGGGAATCAAGTATATAGAAACTCCCAACGGGATCCGTGTACCTACCGATTACACGGTGGCATGGCTGGAATGCAGGATTATCAATCGGGTCGAGACGAGCACGCATACGATAATCATCGGACAGCTGACGAACAGCGAAGTGCTGACGCAGGACGAACCGATGACCTACAGCTATTACCACCATGTGAAAAAAGGCAAGGAGCCGAAGACCGCGCCGACCTATGTTAAGTTGGATCATTAATAGACAGGAAGTACTTCGAACAAATAAGGAGGCTGTATGGCAGTGAGAAAATTGACCGATAACGTGTTTGAAGTGGGTGTGATCCATTGGGACCGCGATATTTTTGACGACCTGATTCCTTTGCCCGAGGGTACGACCTACAACTCATATCTTGTTATCGGTAAAAATAAAACCGTCCTGATCGATACGGCGGAGCCGACGAAGGTGGATATTCTGTTCCATAATCTCGATCTGGCGGGCGTCAAGAAGATCGATTATATCGTCTCCCAGCATGCCGAACAGGACCATTCCGGCTCCCTGCCGCTTGTCCTGAAACGTTACCCCGGATCGATCTGCGTCACGAACCAGAAGTGCAAGGACCTCCTTCAGCTTCACCTCGATCTTACCGACGATCAGTTCAAGGTGATCGCCGACGGGGAGAAGCTCGATATAGGCGGGAAGACGCTCGAATTTATCTTCGCCCCGTGGGTGCATTGGCCGGAAACCATGTTCACCTATGTCGCCGAAGACAGGCTTCTTTTCTCATGCGACTTCCTCGGCGGGCACCTGACCTCGACCGAGCTCTTTGTTCAGGATTATAAAAAGGTCGAGAATAAGGTAAAGCTCTATTACGCCGAGATTATGATGCCGTTCCGTAAGAATATCGTCAATCACCTGAACAAGCTCGGAGAGTATCAGATCGATATGATCGCTCCCAGCCACGGGCAGGTTCACAAACCTGTTGAGAACATTATCGCATCGTATAAAGATTGGGTTTCCGACGACGTGAAGAACCTCGTGGTAATCCCCTACGCGTCCACGCACGACTCGGTAGCGAAAATGGTCGAATATTTTATCGACGCGCTGGTCGCGCGCGGGGTGAACGCGAAACCGTACCATGTGACACGTTCGGATATCGGGGCGATGACATTGGATTTGGTCGACGCCGCGACAATCGTGCTCGCCAGCCCGACTATCATTTCCGGCCCGCATCCCGATATAGCATATTCGGCGTTCCTGGTAAATATGATACGTCCGAAATTCAAGTTCCTCTCGGTGATCTATTCGTTCGGATGGGCGTCGAAGGTGGTGGACGTACTGACCGGAATGGTGACGGCTGTCAAACCGGAGATTCTCCCCCCTGTCGCCTCGAAGGGTGTGCCCCGCGCGGAGGCGTTCGCGGAACTCGACCGCTTGGCCGGCCAGATCGCGGAGAAGCATAAAGCGTTGGGGATCATCAAAGAGGAAAAATAAGGGCGGTTCCCCCCTGACGGGGACTGACGCAAAAACTACTGATATTTATAACAATAGTACTTATATTTCTTTATAACACGCCCAATGGTCACTTCTTTATCTTCGCGCGAAGTGCGGAGGCTTGTCCTCTTTTCCTTTATAATCTGATTGAAAAGAGGGTTTTTAGAGATGCCCATAAAAGAGTTGACGTTTTCCGCCGGATTCTATATATTAGTATATACTAATATATAGTGAGGTGGATTATGCAGGCTCAGCCGAATGTGGTTTTATTCAGTACGCCGTCGTGCTCGTGGTGCAAGCGCGCGAAGCAGTATTTCCAGGAGAAACGGATACGTTTCCGGGAGTTCGACGTGTCCAAGGACGCGCGCGCTCTCGACGATATGGTGAAGGCCTCAGGCCAGACCGGCGTCCCGGTCATCCTGATTAACAGGAAACCCATAGTGGGCTTCGACCTCGGTAAAATCAACCGGTTATTGAGCATATAACAAAAGAACTATTCGTCCGTTAGGAATTTCTATGAACGACGCGCTTCAATTCCTCGAAAGCCTGATCAATTTCGAACGGAGTCTCGTCAAGTACGGGGATAACGCCTACGACCCGGGGAAACTCAAACGGATTCTCGGGCGGTTCAGCTACGAGGCGCTGCCGTTCGGGATTATCCACATCGCCGGGACGAAGGGGAAGGGCAGCACGGCGAATTACTGCGCGGAGCTTCTCGGCGCGGCGGACGGCCCGGTCGGACTGTACACATCGCCCCACCTTGTCCGGCTGAACGAGCGCATAACGGTTGACGGGGTTCCTATTACGGACGGCGAACTTTCGGATATTATCATGCGCCGCAGGGACGGCATCACCGCGGAACGCCTCACTTATTTCGAGGCTCTCACCTTTATTGCCATTATCCACTTTATCATGAAACAATGCCGGTGGGTTGCGCTCGAGACCGGAATGGGCGGTCGTCTCGACGCGACCAATTTCTGCGTCCCGGCGGTATCGGTCATTACCCCGATTTCGTTCGACCACACTAAATACCTCGGGAATACGCTCGAGGCGATCGCGGGCGAGAAGGCGGGAATCGTCAAGCAGGGAATTCCCGTGGTCTGCGGGCCGCAGGCGGATGAGGCGATGAAGCCTATTATCGAGGCCGCGCGCCGGAAAAACGCGCCGGTGATCAGGTTCGACGACGCCGTCAGTTATAAAATCACCGCCCGCTCGCCGGAAGGCTCCACTGTCGACGCGGCTGTTAACGCGGGGGGTAAGTCCGTCGCGGTGGACGGGCTGAAGATCGCGCAGGCGGGAGATGTGTTCGCGGTCAACTTCCTGACCGCGCTTGCGGCGGCGCTCGCGGCAGGGGTAACCCCTGCTGAGGCGGCTATCCGGCGCGCCGCGTCGGTAAAAATCCCCGGGCGTATCGAACGCGCCGGGAATATCATCCTTGACGTCAGCCATAACGACGCTTCCCTGCGCGCGCTGTTCTCCGCACTGCGGGAGTATTACGGATTGGAGCGGGTCGACCTGTATATCGGGACGCTCGCGGATAAGGAAATCGGGCGGATCGCGGAATGTATCCATGCGGACGCTGGAATGTTCGGCGCGGTGGGGGTGTTCGATTTCCCCACGGAGGGCGAACGGAAAAGCGGCGGCGCGGCGCTCTACGAAATGCTGAAGGATATCCCGGACTGCGCGTACTACGCCGACCCTCGGGATATCCCGCTCGACGGCGGGAATATTTCAGTGTTCACAGGGTCGTTCTATGCGTACCCCATCCTGAAAGAGATCGCGCGGTCAGCCGGTTAGGGCGATATCCCCGCCGGAGACCTGAAACACCGAGCAGTCGTCGAATACGCGGCGGAAAAGCGCGCCGTTCGTCATCGTGAAAAATATCTGGTAATCCCGTGAAATCATATCCAGAATCTGTTCCCGGCGCGGCTCGTCGATTTCGAGCAGGACGTCGTCGATCAGCAGGATAGGCCGTCCGCCGGAACTGTCCTCGATACTCCGCACCACCCCGAGCTTGAGCGCGAACGCGAGCGAGCGGAGCTGTCCCTGCGAGACGAACGCGTTGGAGTTTTTATCATCCATCTGGATGGAAAAATTGTCGCGGTGCGGGCCGAAAAGGGTGCACCGCCTGCGAAGCTCCTCGCGCGCGCCGTTTTTTACCGCGTCGCGGAACGACTCCTCCACAGACCCCTCGATACGGAACGGATTCATGTAGCGGATGCGGATTTCCTTCCCGTAGAGCTCGCGATACAGTTCGCGAATCTTATCGTTCAGCACCCGTATGTACGGCAGGCGTTTCATAATAATCATACTCCCCCAACCGATGAGTTCGGCGTCCCAGATGGGAACATCGCGGGGGTTCAGCTTGAATTGGGCGTTGCGCTGGCGGAGGGTACGGTAATACCGCCGGACGGCGGCCTCGTACTGCGGGTCGATCGCGGACAACGCCCTGTCGAGGAACATCCTGCGGTTTTCAGGTGTGCCCCGGATAATATCGATATCGTCGGGCATAAACGCCACCACAGGGGCTATACGGGCGAGATTCGCCTTGCCGGACTTGTCCCCGTCGAGCTTCAGGACGCGCTTCTTCTCGGAGAAGCCGAGCTCGACCGTATGGCCGTCGAACTCCCCGTGGAGATGGAAAAAGTCCGAGCTCCAGCGGATGAGTTCCGGGAAACCGACCGGGCGAAGAGGGGTGAGCGTCGACAGGGTCTGGATAGCCTCGAGGAAATTCGTCTTGCCGCTTCCGTTCTCGCCGATCAGCATATTGACGCGCGAGAAGCGGGGAAGGGTGATGCGGGTAAAATTGCGGAAATTGGTGATTTTTATATAATCCAGTTTCATAACCACGCCTAAAAAAAGGCGAGATACCATCGGTATCCCGCCCGTTTATTTTACTTGATCAGAGACGGTGGAATTTTAAAGACCTGTCCGGGATAGATGAGATCGGGGTCTTTGATCTGGTCGGTGTTCGCCTTCCAGATGATCGGCCACATCCACGCGTTGTTGTCATACATTCTCGCCGCGATCTTCCAGAGGCAGTCGCGATCTTTGGGGTTCAGCACGACCGTATAGGACTTGCCTTCCTGCTTGTTCATCAGTATTTCCGCGAGACGCATCGCCTCACGGGCGTAATCGATAGCGTCGAGGAATTCGCCGTTATCGTAGGCTTCCTGCGCGAGCGCATAGTACTTCTCGACCAGTTCGACAGTGACTTCCTCGTCGGAAATAACTTCGAGCGCTTCTCCGGAGTCGGAACTCCCGTTCTGCACGGCGTTGGTAGCCTCGACCGAATTGGTAGGCTGGGGAGCGATATATTTATCGTCGACTTCTTTGAACATTTGGCCGAGGTACATGATAGTCCCGGTCGAGAGGGCGAATTTATTCACGCCGTTTTCGAGCATGGAACCGGATTTATTTTTCTTTGCTTCTTGCTCTTTCAGTTGGTCGAGCATCTTTTTTGCTTTCTGGAGATATTCCTCGGCTTTGGCTTTTTCGGCCTTGAGTTCCTGCTCGCGCTGGATTTGGAACTGCTCGTAATCCTGCTGCTGTTTCTTCAGGTCGGCCTCATAGGCGGCCTGAGCTTTATCCTTCGCGGCCTGTATCAGCGCGAGGGCTTCCTCGGCCTTCTTGACGGATTCGTCGAGCTTAGCGTCCTGATAAAGGCTGCGCGCCTCGTCGAGAGGAGCCAATGCCTGCTGGAGGTCGCTCATCGCGTACTTCTGCACGATCTGCGAATTCGCCGCGACATCGTACTCGTTCTGCGCCTTATTGATAGCGTTCTTGGCTTTTTCGGTCTGCGCCATACAATCCGCCACGATGTTCGTCAGGAGAAGATAGAGATTATAACCGTTGGTGTAGGCGGCCTCGAAGGTCTTCGCGGCCATCTGGCTCTCCAAAGTCACAAAATCACCCTTTGCCTTATTGTAGTCGTCGGCGCGAAGTACGGGCGCGAAATTCTCTTCCGCCTGTCCCATCAGGGTCTTGTCCTTCTCATAATAGTCTTTGGCGCGGTTTTCGACCGCGATACCGTAAGCGGTGACGGCTTTTTCTTTTGAAGATATTGCCTTCGTTTTAGCGTCGTCGTTCTTATTCTGTTCGACAAACAGATTAGCCTGTTTGTAATCGTCCTTGGCGTCGCCGATATCCGTTTTCGCGTAAGTGTCGGCATCAACCGCGTCGGCGCGTTCTATCGCGGCCTTAGCTTCTTCCAATTCTTTAGTAGGAGCCCCGGAACATGATACCATTATTCCAGCAATCATTACTAATAAAATGCGGCTCATCCAATTTTTCATAAAGCCCTCCTGTCAAACAATATTCGCACTCTCTATATTTTAATGTATCGAATGAAAATAGCAAGAAATTCCACTAATATTTCGGCATAAAAACAAATCTTCTGAAACTCTTGACTTTTTAGTATATAGGTATTATAATACCTATATAAGGATGTGAGTATGTCTGAATTAGTGCAGATTTCCGAGGCCGCGCTCCTCGCCCTTCATAGTATGGTACTGATCGCCCAGGCGAAGGGCGGTTGGGTGAGCGTGCATGATATGGCCCGCCGGACCGGGGCGTCGGAGAATCACCTCGCGAAGGTGATGCAGAGGCTGACGCGCGCGAATCTGGTGAGCTCGGTACGCGGCCCTAAAGGCGGATTTTTACTTACCGGCGCCCCCGACAAGATTTCCCTCCTCGATATCTATGAAGCCATCGAGGGGAAAGTGAATAATGCGGCATGCCCGTTCCATAAGGACTCATGCCTCTTCCAGTTCTGCATCTTCCATGGGCTGATCGGGAAGACCACCAATGAATTGGTGCGTCATCTCGCGGACACATCTCTTGCCTCGATGGCAGGGTCGTAGTTTTTTTTATGAATAATAGGTATAATGGTACATATAAGTATCTATAGGAGGTCAGCGATGGCTGAAACTTTGGTAAAAGATGAACATGAGAGGAAAATAGCGCAGTTGAAGGAATTGTTCCGCTCGTTGAAAGACGAGTCCGACCATAAAAAAGCGCTCTATCTGCGAAAGGAATTCAAGGAGTTTCTTGCCCAGTGCGATGCGCGGGATATTTCCGACGCGGAGAAGGAGCTTGCGAAGGAGGGCTTCACGCTGAAGGATTTCCGCTCCGGGTGCGACGTGCATCTCGAGCTGA from Brevinematales bacterium includes:
- a CDS encoding SpoIIE family protein phosphatase, which codes for MSTASLTLIIAGAIILGLAIDIILRGTRKLNIAASVFLGLTALVVASEGIKGYLLSVARAGLASAIIRAEFAFIILLASSFYLFTNHFPRGEYWKTKRGFMYSLIAVAAVFVIISMLGLDRSSTSYIMVFDNGQYVPEVLIDYNLLHYIIAAGIVGIVLYSLYLILAKIKRVRLMYQKQQIRYFLTASVTFGFIWFLTLLFRNELPPTVKYIMIAAGSVVFASVTFYTIVVYRFGSLRKTVSRLASEFAVSLILIVPVAAVLFMVRSWINDLSPALFFLLITPSIAVIFRIVELAYLLIRQILGGDTGGTDVTERIINRLWNARNYEELAFRTVTLLEELIECGNADFLIYDAKEKAFRVQFSSMNNDYTVPGDDPLFQQFEKDAEFYHRDMVNIDPRYHAIKDNAEKYFAGHRFQILIPIFFESEIPALIHISQKLDENSYTNPELGMIRKIGKIVTIAMNNMILFQKEENAKSTLRDLNLAMQIQESVFQHDIPKFAKMDVYMFQQPAKWVSGDYYMVEKTPDEGAGMIIADVSGKGIPAALVAMLIHTVVKTQEFTRTSVGSIVKKINEVMTQNQSMSGFTRISSFATLFCGYIDCGSNTLYYNNAGHMPMLIFDRAKSRFEYLPPNSKPVGLFPEFEYPTAVKKLARNRILTLFSDGITEAINLKDEEFGQERLEAVISENEGKAAREIATRIIDEVTRFTQGREQFDDITLIVIKL
- a CDS encoding N-glycosylase/DNA lyase produces the protein MSELISRIVSIYGEILPLIELREGEFALPRAPEELFAELAFCLCTPQSNAHSCSAAVERLRDTGLLTSGGAREIAESIRGGVRFHHTKGERIRAARDFMLGGGAEEFARVIAVDGDFAAREWIYSRINGIGFKEASHFLRNTGHGARLAILDRHILRFLTEAGVIDSIPSSISVKRYLEIEQKMTYFADSVKIPLGHLDFVLWYRLKGEVFK
- a CDS encoding flavin reductase; the protein is MDLSALFKISYGVYIVSSRKGDEFNGQISNTVFQINSEPPTIEIVINKLNLSHDYLMNSEYFGVAVLNTEAPMTYIGRFGFKSGRDIDKFEGIKYIETPNGIRVPTDYTVAWLECRIINRVETSTHTIIIGQLTNSEVLTQDEPMTYSYYHHVKKGKEPKTAPTYVKLDH
- a CDS encoding FprA family A-type flavoprotein encodes the protein MRKLTDNVFEVGVIHWDRDIFDDLIPLPEGTTYNSYLVIGKNKTVLIDTAEPTKVDILFHNLDLAGVKKIDYIVSQHAEQDHSGSLPLVLKRYPGSICVTNQKCKDLLQLHLDLTDDQFKVIADGEKLDIGGKTLEFIFAPWVHWPETMFTYVAEDRLLFSCDFLGGHLTSTELFVQDYKKVENKVKLYYAEIMMPFRKNIVNHLNKLGEYQIDMIAPSHGQVHKPVENIIASYKDWVSDDVKNLVVIPYASTHDSVAKMVEYFIDALVARGVNAKPYHVTRSDIGAMTLDLVDAATIVLASPTIISGPHPDIAYSAFLVNMIRPKFKFLSVIYSFGWASKVVDVLTGMVTAVKPEILPPVASKGVPRAEAFAELDRLAGQIAEKHKALGIIKEEK
- a CDS encoding NrdH-redoxin; the protein is MQAQPNVVLFSTPSCSWCKRAKQYFQEKRIRFREFDVSKDARALDDMVKASGQTGVPVILINRKPIVGFDLGKINRLLSI
- a CDS encoding bifunctional folylpolyglutamate synthase/dihydrofolate synthase, whose amino-acid sequence is MNDALQFLESLINFERSLVKYGDNAYDPGKLKRILGRFSYEALPFGIIHIAGTKGKGSTANYCAELLGAADGPVGLYTSPHLVRLNERITVDGVPITDGELSDIIMRRRDGITAERLTYFEALTFIAIIHFIMKQCRWVALETGMGGRLDATNFCVPAVSVITPISFDHTKYLGNTLEAIAGEKAGIVKQGIPVVCGPQADEAMKPIIEAARRKNAPVIRFDDAVSYKITARSPEGSTVDAAVNAGGKSVAVDGLKIAQAGDVFAVNFLTALAAALAAGVTPAEAAIRRAASVKIPGRIERAGNIILDVSHNDASLRALFSALREYYGLERVDLYIGTLADKEIGRIAECIHADAGMFGAVGVFDFPTEGERKSGGAALYEMLKDIPDCAYYADPRDIPLDGGNISVFTGSFYAYPILKEIARSAG
- a CDS encoding DNA replication/repair protein RecF; this encodes MKLDYIKITNFRNFTRITLPRFSRVNMLIGENGSGKTNFLEAIQTLSTLTPLRPVGFPELIRWSSDFFHLHGEFDGHTVELGFSEKKRVLKLDGDKSGKANLARIAPVVAFMPDDIDIIRGTPENRRMFLDRALSAIDPQYEAAVRRYYRTLRQRNAQFKLNPRDVPIWDAELIGWGSMIIMKRLPYIRVLNDKIRELYRELYGKEIRIRYMNPFRIEGSVEESFRDAVKNGAREELRRRCTLFGPHRDNFSIQMDDKNSNAFVSQGQLRSLAFALKLGVVRSIEDSSGGRPILLIDDVLLEIDEPRREQILDMISRDYQIFFTMTNGALFRRVFDDCSVFQVSGGDIALTG
- a CDS encoding LysM peptidoglycan-binding domain-containing protein, yielding MKNWMSRILLVMIAGIMVSCSGAPTKELEEAKAAIERADAVDADTYAKTDIGDAKDDYKQANLFVEQNKNDDAKTKAISSKEKAVTAYGIAVENRAKDYYEKDKTLMGQAEENFAPVLRADDYNKAKGDFVTLESQMAAKTFEAAYTNGYNLYLLLTNIVADCMAQTEKAKNAINKAQNEYDVAANSQIVQKYAMSDLQQALAPLDEARSLYQDAKLDESVKKAEEALALIQAAKDKAQAAYEADLKKQQQDYEQFQIQREQELKAEKAKAEEYLQKAKKMLDQLKEQEAKKNKSGSMLENGVNKFALSTGTIMYLGQMFKEVDDKYIAPQPTNSVEATNAVQNGSSDSGEALEVISDEEVTVELVEKYYALAQEAYDNGEFLDAIDYAREAMRLAEILMNKQEGKSYTVVLNPKDRDCLWKIAARMYDNNAWMWPIIWKANTDQIKDPDLIYPGQVFKIPPSLIK
- a CDS encoding Rrf2 family transcriptional regulator, whose amino-acid sequence is MSELVQISEAALLALHSMVLIAQAKGGWVSVHDMARRTGASENHLAKVMQRLTRANLVSSVRGPKGGFLLTGAPDKISLLDIYEAIEGKVNNAACPFHKDSCLFQFCIFHGLIGKTTNELVRHLADTSLASMAGS